One segment of Streptomyces sp. NA02950 DNA contains the following:
- a CDS encoding Xaa-Pro dipeptidyl-peptidase codes for MLLPRRKSRIHRTTLILSSVTALLAAAVTLLPPLGTQAAHAAPAGVRESGPVYSYEHAIRESVWVDTGVDDDADGRTDRVAVDIVRPREPAQAGHRIPVIMDASPYYACCGRGNESQTKTYDAAGKPVRFPLFYDNYFVPRGYATVLVDLAGTSRSDGCVDIGGRSDIQSAKSVVDWLGGRARGYDAPSGGRAVTASWSNGATGMIGKSYDGTVANGVAATGVKGLKTIVPIGAISSWYDYYFARGAPLFDSGPDALADAIESDAAHGRCAAVQKRLVEGAPRTGDWTGLWSARDYVPDARKVRASVFAVHGMQDLNVRTKHLGQWWNALSRAGVERKIWLSQTGHVDPFDFRRGAWVRTLHRWFDHYLLGIDNGIEREPGADVERAPDQWSTDRVWPPSGTRWTTLRPRGGDTPGIGVLGTRRAAPGTTETFTDNPALSEADWAAHLGQSTPDKAGFTTGPLTEPLRLSGSGTVTVTATPSTTSAHLSAVLVDVGPATIRDYTGDGEGIVTHDRRTCWGSSTAGDSACFKETAADPARVDHTVISRGWADLGTYADDGKGRPLTPGQRYTLTLDLAATDHIVPAGHRLALVIAGTDAGLIEPPDTTPRLTLDLPRTSARLPLVGGAPKTATGAPSAGPLKKGVAEPDPGRQGDRLPAARTTG; via the coding sequence GTGCTGCTACCGAGGCGGAAATCCCGCATCCACCGGACCACACTGATCCTTTCGTCGGTCACCGCACTGCTGGCCGCCGCCGTCACCCTGCTGCCCCCGCTGGGCACCCAGGCCGCCCACGCGGCCCCCGCCGGCGTCCGGGAGAGCGGACCCGTCTACTCCTACGAGCACGCCATACGTGAATCCGTATGGGTGGACACTGGAGTCGACGACGACGCGGACGGCAGGACCGACCGCGTCGCCGTCGACATCGTGCGGCCGCGTGAACCCGCTCAGGCGGGCCACCGCATCCCCGTCATCATGGACGCCAGTCCGTACTACGCCTGCTGCGGACGCGGCAACGAGAGCCAGACCAAGACCTATGACGCGGCCGGGAAACCCGTCCGGTTCCCGCTCTTCTACGACAACTACTTCGTGCCGCGCGGCTACGCCACCGTCCTGGTCGACCTGGCCGGGACCAGCCGCTCCGACGGCTGTGTGGACATCGGCGGCCGGTCCGACATCCAGTCCGCCAAGTCCGTCGTCGACTGGCTGGGCGGCCGGGCCCGCGGATACGACGCCCCCAGCGGCGGCAGAGCCGTCACGGCGAGCTGGTCCAACGGCGCCACCGGCATGATCGGCAAGAGTTACGACGGCACGGTGGCCAACGGAGTGGCCGCCACCGGCGTCAAGGGGCTCAAGACCATCGTGCCCATCGGCGCCATCTCCTCCTGGTACGACTACTACTTCGCGCGCGGAGCGCCGCTCTTCGACTCCGGCCCCGACGCCCTCGCCGACGCCATCGAGAGCGACGCCGCACACGGCCGCTGCGCCGCCGTCCAGAAGCGGCTGGTCGAGGGAGCGCCGCGGACCGGCGACTGGACCGGGCTGTGGAGCGCCCGTGACTATGTGCCGGACGCCCGCAAGGTGCGCGCCAGCGTCTTCGCCGTTCACGGGATGCAGGACCTCAATGTCCGCACCAAGCACCTCGGACAGTGGTGGAACGCGCTCTCCCGCGCGGGTGTCGAGCGCAAGATCTGGCTCTCCCAGACAGGACACGTCGACCCGTTCGACTTCCGGCGCGGCGCATGGGTGCGCACCCTGCACCGCTGGTTCGACCACTACCTCCTCGGCATCGACAACGGCATCGAGCGTGAACCGGGAGCCGATGTCGAACGCGCCCCCGATCAGTGGTCCACCGACCGCGTCTGGCCCCCGTCCGGCACCCGGTGGACCACGCTGCGCCCGCGCGGCGGCGACACCCCCGGAATCGGTGTCCTCGGCACCCGGCGGGCCGCGCCCGGTACGACCGAGACCTTCACCGACAACCCCGCACTGAGCGAGGCCGACTGGGCGGCGCACCTCGGACAGTCCACCCCGGACAAGGCGGGCTTCACCACCGGTCCGCTGACCGAGCCGCTGCGGCTGTCCGGTTCGGGCACGGTGACCGTCACCGCCACCCCCTCCACCACCAGCGCACATCTGTCCGCTGTCCTGGTCGACGTCGGCCCGGCCACCATCCGCGACTACACCGGCGACGGCGAGGGCATCGTCACCCACGATAGGCGCACCTGCTGGGGGAGCAGCACGGCGGGCGACAGCGCCTGCTTCAAGGAGACCGCCGCCGATCCGGCCCGGGTCGACCACACGGTCATCAGCCGCGGCTGGGCCGACCTCGGCACCTACGCGGACGACGGCAAGGGCCGCCCGCTGACCCCGGGGCAGCGCTACACCCTCACCCTCGACCTCGCCGCCACCGACCACATCGTCCCGGCCGGACACCGGCTCGCCCTCGTCATCGCCGGAACCGACGCGGGCCTCATCGAACCGCCGGACACCACCCCGCGGCTGACGCTCGATCTGCCCCGCACCTCGGCCCGGCTGCCCCTGGTCGGCGGGGCGCCGAAAACCGCCACCGGTGCCCCGTCCGCCGGACCGCTGAAGAAGGGCGTCGCAGAGCCGGACCCGGGACGGCAGGGCGACCGGCTGCCCGCAGCGCGCACCACCGGCTGA
- a CDS encoding M1 family metallopeptidase encodes MRHHRLLVPGAVAACLLLAIPASAADATPGAPGLGDSYYPSYGNGGYDVSHYDLRLKYQPTTDRLDGTTTVLATAAQDLSRFNLDFALDVSEVLVGGKKAAFTRTGDHELEITPAAPLDKGRPFTVVVRYHGTPSKVQASGFTAWLRTPDGAVAANEPESAWWWYPSNDHPLDKATYDVSVAVPDGTQAISNGTLQSTGSRLGWTRYNWRSSKPQATYLTTLAVGKFDITKDTTAGGLPVINAYSKDLGDNAGAVRASVERSAEIVDWESTVFGPYPFEALGGYVPNVPTGYALETQTRPFYSPRQFSRGANTSVVVHELAHQWFGDSVSLKDWRDIWLNEGFASYAQWLWSEKEGEGTAQELADYTYASYPADDPFWTVKPADPGPQNQFHDAVYDRGALALQALRNKVGDKDFFAILKGWTAKNRYGNASVRDFVTFAEKVSGDPLNQLFDTWLYTPSKPAASAARAAAVSPAKAVAKPRSWDRIQATHSAHRH; translated from the coding sequence GTGCGTCACCACAGACTCCTCGTCCCGGGCGCTGTCGCGGCCTGCCTGTTGCTGGCGATCCCGGCCTCGGCGGCCGATGCCACCCCGGGCGCCCCCGGCCTCGGGGATTCCTACTACCCGTCGTACGGCAACGGCGGGTACGACGTCTCCCACTACGACCTGCGGCTGAAGTACCAGCCGACGACGGACCGGCTGGACGGCACCACGACGGTCCTGGCCACCGCCGCCCAGGATCTGTCGCGCTTCAACCTGGACTTCGCGCTCGATGTGAGCGAGGTGCTGGTGGGCGGGAAGAAGGCGGCGTTCACCAGGACCGGCGACCACGAGCTGGAGATCACCCCGGCCGCGCCGCTGGACAAGGGCCGCCCCTTCACCGTGGTGGTGCGCTACCACGGCACCCCGTCGAAGGTGCAGGCGAGCGGGTTCACCGCCTGGCTGCGCACCCCCGACGGGGCGGTGGCGGCCAATGAGCCGGAGTCGGCGTGGTGGTGGTACCCCAGCAATGACCATCCGCTGGACAAGGCCACGTACGACGTGTCGGTGGCGGTCCCGGACGGGACGCAGGCGATCAGCAACGGCACCCTCCAGTCGACCGGTTCCCGGCTGGGCTGGACCCGGTACAACTGGCGCTCCAGCAAGCCGCAGGCCACCTATCTGACCACGCTGGCGGTCGGGAAGTTCGACATCACCAAGGACACCACCGCGGGCGGCCTGCCGGTCATCAACGCGTACAGCAAGGACCTCGGCGACAACGCGGGCGCGGTGCGGGCGAGCGTGGAGCGCTCGGCGGAGATCGTGGACTGGGAGTCCACGGTCTTCGGCCCGTACCCGTTCGAGGCACTGGGCGGCTATGTGCCGAACGTGCCCACCGGGTACGCGCTGGAGACCCAGACCCGGCCGTTCTACAGCCCCCGGCAGTTCTCCCGGGGCGCGAACACCTCGGTGGTCGTCCATGAGCTGGCCCACCAGTGGTTCGGCGACAGCGTCTCGCTGAAGGACTGGCGGGACATCTGGCTCAACGAGGGGTTCGCCTCCTACGCCCAGTGGCTGTGGTCGGAGAAGGAGGGCGAGGGCACCGCGCAGGAACTGGCGGACTACACCTACGCCTCCTACCCGGCGGACGACCCGTTCTGGACGGTCAAGCCCGCCGACCCGGGCCCGCAGAACCAGTTCCACGACGCGGTCTACGACCGGGGCGCGCTGGCCCTCCAGGCGCTGCGCAACAAGGTCGGCGACAAGGACTTCTTCGCCATCCTCAAGGGCTGGACGGCGAAGAACCGGTACGGCAACGCCTCGGTGCGGGACTTCGTGACCTTCGCCGAGAAGGTGTCCGGCGATCCGCTGAACCAGCTCTTCGACACCTGGCTGTACACCCCGTCCAAGCCCGCCGCCTCGGCGGCGCGGGCGGCGGCGGTGAGCCCCGCCAAGGCCGTGGCGAAGCCCAGGTCGTGGGACCGGATCCAGGCCACGCACAGCGCCCACCGGCACTGA
- a CDS encoding M14 family metallocarboxypeptidase — MPSSPVVLRAAICGTMGAVLTGSVLTSPAQAQAPPPRTGFETSNGARWTSEAEETEFLATVDRASPRVAVDRIGTTAQGRPLRLVRIGATTAPADPAHAARNTMLLICSQHGDEPSGREACLSTIRRFAYAKDSATRRFLERTDVLVVPTANPDGRQADTRTNSQNIDINRDHIELKTAEAGAMAAVIRDWTPDTVYDLHEYTPTVPYYMKDVLTLWPRNLNTADAVHNEGRTLSNSYVRASAEAAGHPAGDYGIWTDPETGEPIKQTAGDGQERILRNTLGVKNSVGLLVETRAEAITDEERADPALNNRRRVDSHLASLDGAFDYVKERRGRIEAATTAARLAGYADRGPVYLGGADNDPAEENEILQDPPCGYRLDAAQYGEVKDELALHGVRVRRDSGPVGGVLVPLRQSARALVPLLLDERAAYHLTTGRPADDC, encoded by the coding sequence ATGCCCTCGTCCCCCGTTGTGCTGCGTGCCGCGATCTGCGGAACCATGGGTGCGGTCCTGACCGGATCCGTACTCACCTCCCCCGCACAGGCACAGGCTCCCCCTCCCCGCACAGGATTCGAGACCAGCAACGGCGCCCGCTGGACCTCCGAGGCGGAGGAAACGGAGTTCCTGGCCACGGTCGACCGGGCGAGCCCCCGCGTCGCCGTCGACCGGATCGGCACCACCGCCCAGGGCCGCCCGCTGCGCCTGGTCCGGATCGGGGCGACCACCGCGCCCGCGGACCCCGCCCACGCCGCCCGCAACACGATGCTGCTCATCTGCTCCCAGCACGGCGACGAGCCCTCGGGCCGCGAGGCCTGTCTGTCCACGATCCGCCGCTTCGCCTACGCCAAGGACTCCGCGACCCGCCGCTTCCTGGAGCGCACCGATGTCCTGGTGGTGCCCACCGCCAACCCGGACGGCCGCCAGGCCGACACCCGCACCAACTCCCAGAACATCGACATCAACCGTGACCACATCGAGCTGAAGACGGCCGAGGCCGGGGCCATGGCGGCCGTGATCCGCGACTGGACCCCCGACACCGTCTACGACCTGCACGAATACACCCCCACCGTGCCGTACTACATGAAGGACGTACTCACCCTGTGGCCGCGTAACCTCAACACCGCGGACGCCGTGCACAACGAGGGCCGGACCCTGTCCAACTCCTACGTCCGGGCCAGTGCCGAGGCCGCGGGCCACCCCGCCGGGGACTACGGCATATGGACCGACCCGGAGACCGGCGAACCCATCAAGCAGACCGCCGGAGACGGCCAGGAGCGGATCCTGCGCAACACCCTCGGGGTCAAGAACTCCGTGGGGCTGCTGGTGGAGACCCGCGCCGAGGCCATCACCGACGAGGAGCGGGCCGATCCCGCGCTCAACAACCGGCGGCGGGTCGACTCCCATCTCGCTTCCCTGGACGGCGCGTTCGACTACGTGAAGGAGCGGCGCGGCCGGATCGAGGCCGCCACCACGGCCGCTCGCCTCGCCGGATACGCCGACCGCGGTCCGGTGTACCTGGGCGGCGCCGACAACGACCCGGCCGAGGAGAACGAGATACTCCAGGACCCGCCGTGCGGCTACCGGCTGGACGCCGCGCAGTACGGCGAGGTCAAGGACGAACTGGCGCTGCACGGAGTGCGGGTCCGCCGCGACTCCGGCCCCGTCGGCGGGGTGCTCGTACCGCTGCGCCAGTCCGCGCGTGCGCTGGTGCCGCTGCTGCTGGACGAACGCGCCGCGTACCACCTCACCACGGGGCGGCCCGCGGACGACTGCTGA
- a CDS encoding oxygenase MpaB family protein, whose amino-acid sequence MNEHGPHPTGMDQRPPPPGGILWSIAGEVRSVLALPAAMTMQVAHPAVGAGVDQHSVFRTDPWGRGERSLRSVQLWVYGGDRAAAEGRRLRALHRGVHGVAADGRPYHALDPELYRWVHATGYPVYLRAQRYLGARPFTVAEERALYAEWLRVGRVLGLAEDELPGSVEEFWPYYRAVVRERLEPTPVARELAARDVPVPAPGPLPLRLLWPGLRPLFTRFRAFLVAGLMPPDAREAIGLEWTAAQERRLRWFGRVVRVVVPLLPERLRYLPVARQARARARRAG is encoded by the coding sequence ATGAACGAGCACGGCCCCCACCCCACCGGCATGGACCAGCGGCCGCCACCCCCCGGCGGCATCCTGTGGTCCATCGCGGGGGAGGTGCGCAGTGTGCTCGCCCTCCCGGCCGCGATGACCATGCAGGTGGCGCATCCGGCGGTCGGGGCGGGTGTGGACCAGCACTCCGTCTTCCGCACCGATCCGTGGGGGCGCGGTGAGCGCTCCCTGCGCTCGGTGCAGCTGTGGGTCTACGGCGGGGACCGGGCCGCGGCGGAGGGCCGCAGACTGCGCGCCCTCCACCGCGGTGTCCACGGCGTGGCCGCCGACGGCCGCCCGTACCACGCGCTCGATCCCGAGCTCTACCGCTGGGTGCACGCCACCGGCTATCCGGTCTATCTGCGGGCCCAGCGCTATCTGGGCGCCCGTCCCTTCACCGTCGCCGAGGAGCGCGCGCTGTACGCCGAGTGGCTCCGCGTCGGACGGGTGCTGGGCCTCGCCGAGGACGAACTGCCGGGCAGCGTCGAGGAGTTCTGGCCGTACTACCGGGCGGTGGTGCGCGAGCGGCTGGAGCCCACACCCGTCGCCCGTGAACTGGCCGCCCGCGACGTACCCGTCCCGGCCCCAGGGCCGCTGCCGCTGCGGCTCCTCTGGCCGGGCCTGCGCCCGCTGTTCACCCGGTTCCGCGCCTTCCTCGTCGCGGGGCTGATGCCGCCGGACGCCCGGGAGGCCATCGGCCTGGAGTGGACGGCCGCGCAGGAGCGCAGGCTGCGCTGGTTCGGCCGGGTGGTGCGGGTGGTCGTGCCGCTGCTGCCGGAGCGGCTGCGCTATCTGCCGGTCGCGCGCCAGGCGCGGGCCCGTGCGCGCCGGGCGGGCTGA